Within the Flavobacterium sp. N502536 genome, the region ACACTTTTACTACTATATGAAAACAGATGCTTTTGCTTTAAGACACATTGGTCCAAGAGAAACAGATCTTCAACACATGTTACAGACTATTGGAGTTGAATCGATCGAACAACTTGTTTATGAAACCCTTCCGGATGACATTCGTCTAAAAGCACCCTTAAACTTAGATCCTGCGATGACGGAGTACGAATTCGCAAACCATATTCAGCAATTAGGAAAGAAAAATAAGGTATTCAAATCTTATATCGGTTTGGGTTATCACCCAACTATCGTTCCGGCTCCAATTCAAAGAAATATTTTTGAGAATCCAGGATGGTACACTGCTTATACTCCTTATCAGGCTGAGATTGCTCAGGGCCGTTTAGAAGCCATTTTAAATTTCCAGACTACCGTTATTGAATTGACCGGAATGGAAATCGCAAATGCTTCTTTATTAGACGAAGGAACTGCTGCCGCAGAAGCTATGGCGTTATTATTTGACGTTCGTACACGCGACCAGAAGAAAAACAATACAAACAAATTCTTCGTTTCTGAAGAAATCTTACCACAAACTTTATCTATCCTGCAAACGCGTTCAACTCCTATCGGAATTGAATTAGTAGTTGGAAACCACGAAACATTTGATTTCTCAAATGAATTTTTCGGAGCTATTTTACAATACCCTGGAAAATATGGTCAGGTAAACGACTATAGTGCTTTTGTTGCTAAAGCAAAAGAAAACGAAATCAAAGTGGCCTTTGCTGCCGATATTTTATCATTAGCAGCCCTTACTTCTCCTGGAGAAATGGGTGCAGCTGTAGTAGTTGGAACTTCACAACGTTTTGGTGTACCAATGGGTTATGGTGGTCCTCACGCTGCTTTCTTCGCAACTAAAGAAGAATACAAACGATCTATGCCGGGTCGTATCATCGGAGTATCTATCGATGTAAACGGAAACCGTGCTTTACGTATGGCTTTAGGAACTCGTGAGCAACACATTAAACGTGAAAAAGCGACTTCTAATATTTGTACCGCTCAGGTTTTACTAGCGGTTATGGCCGGAATGTACGCGGTTTACCACGGACCAAAAGGATTACAATACATTGCAAACAAAGTTCACGCATCGGCGGTTACTACTGCTGAAGCTTTAAATAAATTAGGAGTTTTCCAAACCAACACTGCTTACTTTGATACCATTTCGGTAAAAGCCGACGCTCAAAAAGTAAAAGCTGTAGCAGAGAAAAACGAAGTAAACTTCTTCTATGTTGATGCCGACACGATTTCTATTTCGTTAAACGAAACAACTTCAATTGCTGACATCAACCAAATTATTGCCATTTTTGCTGAAGCTTTAGGAAAAGAAACTTTTACTGTTTCTGAATTAACTGAAGCAAGTCAATTACCGGCTTCATTAGAAAGAACATCACCTTTCTTAACGCATGATGTATTCAACAATCATCATTCAGAAAGTCAGTTGATGCGTTACATCAAGAAGTTAGAACGTAAAGATTTATCCTTAAATCATTCTATGATTTCATTAGGTTCTTGTACCATGAAATTAAACGCTGCTTCAGAAATGTTACCGTTGTCAATGCCAAACTGGAACAGCATTCACCCTTTTGCACCAGTAGAACAAGCTGAAGGTTATATCACAATGCTTAAAAAATTAGAGCAGCAATTAAATGTAATTACCGGATTTGCCGGAACAACATTGCAGCCTAATTCAGGAGCTCAGGGAGAATATGCCGGTTTAATGGCTATCCGTGCTTACCATTTATCAAGAGGTGATAGTCACCGTAATGTATGTTTAATTCCTTCATCAGCTCACGGAACCAATCCTGCTTCTGCAGCTATGGCCGGAATGAAAATCATTGTGACTAAAACTACTCCGGAAGGAAACATTGATGTAGAAGATTTAAGAGAAAAAGCGATTGAACACAAAGATGATTTATCTTGTTTAATGGTAACCTATCCTTCTACTCACGGGGTTTTCGAATCTTCAATCATTGAAATTACTAAATTAATCCACGACAATGGCGGATTAGTATATATGGATGGTGCTAATATGAATGCTCAGGTAGGTTTAACCAACCCGGCTACAATTGGTGCTGACGTTTGTCACTTAAACTTACACAAAACATTCGCTATTCCTCACGGTGGTGGTGGACCTGGAGTTGGACCAATCTGTGTGAACGAAAAACTGGTTCCATTTTTACCAACAAACCCAATCCTTAAAGTAGGTGGTGAACAAGCTATTACAGCTATTTCATCTGCACCTTACGGATCAGCTTTAGTATGTTTAATTTCTTACGGTTACATCACTATGATGGGGGCTGAAGGATTAAAAAGCGCAACAGAGCATGCTATTCTGAACGCGAACTACATGAAAACACGTTTCGAAGGACACTATCCAATTCTTTATACAGGAGAATGTGGAAGAGCGGCTCACGAAATGATCTTAGATTGCCGTTCGTTTAAAGAAAACGGAATTGAAGTAGGTGATATCGCGAAGCGTTTAATGGATTATGGTTTCCACGCTCCTACCGTTTCTTTCCCGGTTGCCGGAACTTTAATGATTGAGCCTACAGAATCTGAAGATTTAGCAGAGTTAGATCGTTTTTGTGATGCACTTATCTCAATCAGAAAAGAGATCGAAGCTTCAACAGCAGAGGACAAAAACAATGTATTAAAAAATGCACCTCATACATTAGCAATGTTAACTAATGACGCTTGGGACTTCCCTTATTCAAGAGAAAAAGCAGCTTACCCATTAGAGTATATCGCTGACAATAAATTCTGGCCATCAGTTCGTCGTGTAGACGATGCATACGGTGACAGAAACTTAGTGTGTAGCTGTGCTCCTATTGAAGCATACATGGAAAACTAAAAATTAAGTTTTCTTTTAAATATTCAAGCCCGACAGGTTTTAAGAACCTGTCGGGTTTTATTTTGGTTTCATATTTAAAGTCTTACATCCCAACAAAAACTTGAAACCTGAAACTAAAAAAACTTTTTCCCTGCTTTTATTTCAATCGTTTGAAATCTCGGAAAAATTAAATAATCATTAGAAAATAAACAATATATGTCACAAAAAATTATTATTCCACAATTATATGCGTGCATAGTATTTTTTATGATAGTTATCATGATTTTATTTATACTTTAGCAATAAATTTACCGGACAATAAAGGAATAATGAAAATAAAAATAATAGGTATAGGAAGTTACATTCCTAATAAAGAAGTAAGCAATACTGACTTTGGCGATCATGTTTTTTTAAATGAAGACGGAACTCCTTTTGGTTACCCTAACGAAGTTGTAATAAAAAAATTTAAAGGCATTACCGGAATCGAAAACCGCCGTTATGCCGAAGACCATCATACCTCATCAGATCTTGCTTTTTTTGCTGCCGAAAGAGCGCTTGAAAATGCTAAGATCGATCGTGAAACTTTAGATTACATTATTTTTGCGCATAACTTTGGTGATGTAAAATCTGGAACACACCAAACGGATATTTTACCGAGTTTAGCGACACGTGTCAAAAACAAATTAGGCATTAAAAACCCGAAATGTGTAGCCTACGATATTCTTTTTGGATGTCCGGGATGGATTGAAGGTGTGCTACAGGCAAACGCTTTTATAAAATCGGGTATGGCAAAAAGAGTTTTAGTTATTGGTGCCGAAACCCTTTCAAGAGTGGTTGACGATCACGATCGCG harbors:
- the gcvP gene encoding aminomethyl-transferring glycine dehydrogenase is translated as MKTDAFALRHIGPRETDLQHMLQTIGVESIEQLVYETLPDDIRLKAPLNLDPAMTEYEFANHIQQLGKKNKVFKSYIGLGYHPTIVPAPIQRNIFENPGWYTAYTPYQAEIAQGRLEAILNFQTTVIELTGMEIANASLLDEGTAAAEAMALLFDVRTRDQKKNNTNKFFVSEEILPQTLSILQTRSTPIGIELVVGNHETFDFSNEFFGAILQYPGKYGQVNDYSAFVAKAKENEIKVAFAADILSLAALTSPGEMGAAVVVGTSQRFGVPMGYGGPHAAFFATKEEYKRSMPGRIIGVSIDVNGNRALRMALGTREQHIKREKATSNICTAQVLLAVMAGMYAVYHGPKGLQYIANKVHASAVTTAEALNKLGVFQTNTAYFDTISVKADAQKVKAVAEKNEVNFFYVDADTISISLNETTSIADINQIIAIFAEALGKETFTVSELTEASQLPASLERTSPFLTHDVFNNHHSESQLMRYIKKLERKDLSLNHSMISLGSCTMKLNAASEMLPLSMPNWNSIHPFAPVEQAEGYITMLKKLEQQLNVITGFAGTTLQPNSGAQGEYAGLMAIRAYHLSRGDSHRNVCLIPSSAHGTNPASAAMAGMKIIVTKTTPEGNIDVEDLREKAIEHKDDLSCLMVTYPSTHGVFESSIIEITKLIHDNGGLVYMDGANMNAQVGLTNPATIGADVCHLNLHKTFAIPHGGGGPGVGPICVNEKLVPFLPTNPILKVGGEQAITAISSAPYGSALVCLISYGYITMMGAEGLKSATEHAILNANYMKTRFEGHYPILYTGECGRAAHEMILDCRSFKENGIEVGDIAKRLMDYGFHAPTVSFPVAGTLMIEPTESEDLAELDRFCDALISIRKEIEASTAEDKNNVLKNAPHTLAMLTNDAWDFPYSREKAAYPLEYIADNKFWPSVRRVDDAYGDRNLVCSCAPIEAYMEN